One Nicotiana tomentosiformis chromosome 4, ASM39032v3, whole genome shotgun sequence genomic window carries:
- the LOC104111556 gene encoding large ribosomal subunit protein uL10c produces the protein MEATFFTLPSSTSHSYPFSLKSHFNNPLTFPTHPHFKPKSKNLTIRSAISRTKKEETVETVKQQLEDCYLLAGIGYKGLTVKQFQELRSQLPDTTKLLVAKNTLVLKAIEGTKWEALKPCMKGMNAWLFVHSEEIPAALKPYRTFQKEKKLEENDFTGAVFEGKFYGPEEFKALETLPTRAEIYAQLLGSLKGPASAVVGTIQAPARNLVMVLKAYVKKLEEEGGSQ, from the coding sequence ATGGAGGCTACTTTCTTCACCTTACCGTCTTCTACCTCTCACTCCTACCCTTTCTCTCTCAAATCCCACTTCAATAACCCCCTCACTTTCCCCACCCACCCCCATTTCAAACCCAAGTCCAAAAATTTAACCATCCGTTCAGCTATTAGCAGAACCAAGAAAGAAGAAACAGTAGAAACTGTAAAACAACAGCTCGAAGATTGCTACCTTTTAGCTGGAATCGGTTACAAGGGCTTAACAGTCAAACAATTTCAAGAACTGAGATCCCAACTGCCCGATACTACAAAACTTCTCGTCGCCAAAAACACCTTAGTACTTAAGGCAATTGAAGGGACAAAATGGGAAGCGTTAAAGCCGTGTATGAAAGGAATGAATGCGTGGCTATTTGTACACAGTGAGGAAATTCCTGCTGCGTTAAAACCTTATAGAACATTCCAGAAGGAAAAGAAATTAGAGGAAAATGATTTTACTGGTGCTGTTTTTGAAGGGAAGTTTTATGGGCCTGAGGAATTTAAGGCACTTGAGACTTTACCTACTCGGGCTGAGATTTATGCACAACTTCTTGGGTCTTTGAAAGGACCGGCTTCGGCTGTTGTTGGAACTATTCAAGCTCCAGCTAGGAATTTGGTTATGGTGCTTAAAGCTTATGTTAAGAAATTGGAGGAAGAAGGTGGAAGTCAATAG
- the LOC104111557 gene encoding protein TONNEAU 1a-like, translating to MDDYTREMMDLKTLVTRTLEKKGVLAKIRAELRASVFEAIEEEDKVIEKDEGLAPALLGSCNDQAKQLHNSPSGRLLTALICEYLDWAQLNHSLKVYLPECNLPKDSWKSELKEFSSKNGYDLNRNGDSAPLLLDVLEGFLKYENLSQAMGAGRRFTAPDAGSLSNTEARNIRKPSSSVAGGLPPLGRPSPAAQSSDRRAGSSISGYRKDEYNWRYENDELPQDVMLASSALENLQLDRKAWNLTSSWRHRGDDMSEDDSRGE from the exons ATGGACGATTACACAAGAGAAATGATGGACCTCAAAACCCTAGTCACTCGAACCCTAGAGAAGAAAGGCGTCCTTGCCAAGATCCGA GCCGAACTTAGAGCGAGTGTTTTCGAGGCAATTGAAGAGGAGGATAAGGTAATTGAGAAGGATGAAGGCTTGGCCCCTGCACTATTGGGTAGCTGCAATGATCAGGCAAAACAACTCCATAATTCGCCTTCAG GAAGGCTACTAACTGCACTTATATGTGAATATTTGGATTGGGCTCAATTAAACCATTCACTTAAAGTTTATTTGCCAGAGTGTAATTTG CCAAAGGATTCATGGAAATCTGAGCTAAAAGAATTTAGCAGCAAGAATGGATATGATCTTAACAGGAATGGTGATAGCGCTCCCTTGCTTTTGGATGTTCTTGAAGGATTCTTGAAATATGAG AATTTATCTCAAGCAATGGGGGCTGGAAGGAGATTTACTGCACCAGATGCTGGATCTCTTTCCAATACTGAAGCTAGGAACATTAGGAAACCTTCATCTTCAGTTGCTGGAGGCTTACCTCCATTGGGAAG GCCAAGTCCTGCTGCCCAGTCATCTG ACAGAAGGgcaggttcatctatatctggATATAGGAAAGATGAATACAACTGGAGATACGAAAATGATGAGCTTCCGCAGGATGTAATGCTTGCCTCATCTGCCTTAGAAAACCTTCAATTGGACAGAAAAGCTTGGAACCTTACCTCTTCATGGAG GCACAGAGGTGATGACATGTCTGAGGATGATAGCAGGGGAGAATAG